tctttacacAGTTTAAAACTGGTAAGACATGTCAATCATTAAACAATGGACATTGGCCTTATGATCTTACAAAGGTTTCGAAAATAGATTATGTCTCATCCTCTAGGGGAATCACTAGGTCTGggaatgaaacaaaaatatagGACAAACTTTCAAACTTTCGGGTTTTCTGATGGTATTTGACTGTATTTATAGACTCCTTACCGCAGGGTTGACAGCTTTAGAGTAGATTTGTACTCTTCCTTCCAGCTCCATCTTCAGTCTCCAATCCCGCAAGTACATATGTGTAGCAGCAGCACTCGGCCATCCTCGTCTCCAAGTGTGCCATCtacattatttcattattattagtacCCTCATCTAATATTGTATATTTCAGACAATTTGAAATAGTGGCAACGCGGTGAGTGtcatggggacctttgcgccgggtGAGGCGAGAGGGGGGGAGCCTGGTTGACTAAGCTAAGGGATCCTTAATCTAAGGGATCCCTGCTACAGCCAgctacaatgtttagttaaggtattttctgttttttattattatttgtatgtcgtttccatgtcttgggcctacggagtcccggactttcggaaggcgtgcgtggggccgaagccaacacgtagaggccccttaagacagtttaatctaaatgtggtgtgacaccaaccggcgattatccctgtatgcactatgggagtgcacccaaagacaatcccaggttcgtgtaggactattgcagattataggaacagaatattattattatttttaagtatttttttttgtattttttgatagcttgtatattattttgtttaataaattacattattttattttaatttgaaaaagacAAATATGCAtggttgttatatatttttaatcacaTAACAATCACAAATTATCGTTTTTTACTGATGACATGTTTGATATTTTAATGTTCAGGATACACTATCATATTCAGTTAATGAAACAAACTTATATTTAGCCAATAAGGTCTTTTGACTATTTATAATTGCCCTTCTATGCTGAGTTAATTTATTTCAGGCAAACCAGGGCCAGGATATAatgaatttatatattatatatttgcttCTGatatcattaactacttggccggataaatcgAGTGTGCTGAGGGGTCTTATCTtagccggtacaaaatttaagagaacaggcctgaTGATGCATAGGGATGCCTAGAAAActaacattaacaaaaaaaataacgattaatcaaaataaaagtATCTAATAATAGTATATATAGTATAAGGTTCCCTGGCaggaattgctgtttagcaataaggccgcctattgtgcatATTTTATTTGTCTAGACATGTCTtgagtttatatttttgaatttttgattgaAGTACCTTAACCTATCTTTTCAAAATGAACAATAAAGCTATGACGTCACTTTTTGTGCCATAGGTATCGGTAGTGCATAGTggttttgtattgtatagtaACATCCAAGGCTTGAGTGGGTATTTACTTACCTCGTTAGAAGCTGTAACGTTCTAGATCTCTGCCCTAACGAGCGGTACATGAGAGCCGTTGACCTGAATGAAATCAGATCGCCTCTCACTAACCTCTCAATGTTCCGGTTTCTAAAACTCAGTCTCATCGCTTCCAAATAGAATTTCGACGCTGGATTTGGTAGGCCTGAAATGTAACACGACCATTATGATGCATTCCAGATGGGGGTTTAGGACGATTGTATTACGTTGTAGACTTGTTAGTATCCGTTTATCCAGACCCAATAAATATGTAAACTTTGAAATTGTATACTGGACGTATCAtatcatatttataatatcGTAAGGAGGCCTgtgcttcccctcaatcaactggagggtgtatggagcataccccaccacgctgctccactaagAGTTTGTGGacatgtttttacggctaatagccgggactaacggcttaacgtgtcccccgaagaacggaatcatcttactttttcagaatgaggtgattcaagcctgcaatgtccttaccaaacacagtctcagaaagtgatttcgacaaaatccccatcaggaatcgaacccggacctccagatcgggagCTTAACGTTCTAACCCCTAGACCACAGAGGTTTTTATGATATAAATTCTGGGAAGTATTACAATAGCCACCGAATCAACGAtttatactatttattattaacctCCCGGGGCCCATGAAAATATTAAGTCACAAAATCTGTCGTACTTAACTAAATAGGCAATCAAATGATTAAGTAATAGAggagaaaaaaatatctttaccgGAAGATATAGTTGTTCTCAATGTCATTTATATAAGATATCAAATTCCTACACCAACCGTATTTTGTCGtggaatatttttctttgacttAGAAGTATTTATGTTGGTAACAGTTTTAAAAAAGCTATTACCATTGGTATTAATACTATAataattcaataggtaacatagttacacttgaattgtattttttacataacaaacgtctgatccgcctaaaactactgcagcttcttccaacctgtatagccgtggaaaagtagctgcaagaaaaccctcAGCACAAGCGAGAATAACAATGtattattcataatttaaaGCCCCATTATACTACctaattatgtaaaatttaaGTAATGTGTAGTTACAGTGGTCTTTATGTCTGGATTAATGCTAGGTAAAATCTAGCGGTAAGTTTATCATATaacttctatctatctatcagcctgtgtccacccactgctgggtatagaccTCCTCTTTTTCACGCCATCATTTCCGGTCCTATGCAAgtttcatccattgctttccggcgtacctcacaatgtcatccgaccaccgggctggtggtctgcctcgatatcgcataccatcccttggccaccattacACAGCCattaacagccttagtccatctgttagTCATATAACTAactcttatttttttccttttcgtAGACCCTAAGAGAAAAGCtgttattattacttaccttTAGTTCTGAACCAGTCACCATATAACACGTGATGTTCCCAATTAGCAGGTTCCAAGGTCAGTAACCGCCTCAATATGGGCTGTTTCCCTGAATCACTGGTCAGAGTTAGGAGTTCCACGAACGCTTGTACGAACCTCGGTTGCAGCCACACACATTTCTCCAGCATTGAAACTGCTTGTGTTGTGCGTCCACTTTTCCTAGAAGCAACATATCGTAtttcaatgaggataaaaactagaagttcAAATGGAGGCGGCAGCACTCTAGAGTGTTCCTAATTTTTtaacagttctccatactgtccagctgaaATTCGTGATAAAATGCAACGTGGAGTATATCCCGTCTAAAAGATGAGTTACGAAgcaaaaaagcagccagtttgGTAAAAGACAGTTTTGaccaaaaataagtttttctaagttttcttctttccgatcttcaGGAAATAAATATCAGACTATGATTTTGTTAATCGCtgtgcaaagggttatagtggaaaaatataatcaaaacaatataattgtttatatggggaactgtcacaatttaagaacactgaacagtagcgacacctgacaggagaaatagtaataattatgtacacacATCAACTTGCTACTAGTAAATAGAAGACAACTGGTTACGATGTTACAAGTAGGTTTTTAGGTCTTATACGTAACAGAAGTATATTGTGTAGTAGTATGGAAAAACCCTTTGGTACGTGATTTAGACTCACACTTCGCTAGTTTTTGGAATTGTTAACGATTCTAAAATAGATCCCTTAAAGGAGTGGTTCCCGAAGTTGTTTATGCTATGACCCATCTAATACAGTCACGAACATCGtcctgtacccactttagaaccctatcgcactaacatatttgacaattagtaaGACTTACttaattcaatttgtcaaaaaaagttaatgtgacatggtaccaaagtgtatacatattaatgctcgtgaccgtacatgtttACGAACTCAGGCGGGACCAACCTAAAAGAAATTTAACcgttatcaataataataaagattaaagtaataaagtgttttattattataaaacatacatacataaactcacgcccgtaatcccaaatggggtgggcagagccacaagtaatcaaagacaacttgcagccactgttgatacgaagtcctaagatggatatgatgaaccttatggtgataagggatcagcctatcgcccataacattagtccatcatgttagaggacgcaatccctctgtcggtttttacgacatgcccgggaagacaagcagctgaacgtgttctatgttttttatttgctcccagaacagcacagAAGCGCACAGATTATTATAAAAGACTATTCAAATAACAAAGTTTATCATCGCCCGTTGGTTAGGTCGGTTATTGTGCCATCGTCGGACCCACCAGTGGGTCGCGACTCACAGTTTGGGAAACACCCTGCCTTAAAGTATAATGAAacctatatttgttttttttagtctATACTGTCGTCGTATACCGTCGTCGTATACCTACgtttaaacttttaaaaactCTCCGCCATAAACATCCAAGTATTTTGAACAGGAACACacaaattgaattccatgtGGAATTTTAATACAAATGGAGTGCATAATAATTCTGCTATAAAGAGACGACTGGAGCTTTTCTCGCAATTTCCTCTGTTCCGTGCCTAGTTTAATACTTACTTGTAAAGCTTCCCTAGGTTGTAGTGTGCGTTAACATGGTACTTGTTGAATTTTATAGCTTGTAGGAAATGATGTTCAGCGTTTTCCATTCCGGAGACCAAAGTGCCTACATTGTTGTGGGCACTCGCATACGTTGGCCATAGCCtgaaacaaaattttaaaatttcacgCTACAATTTTGTAAAAGCATCCATTATTCTCCCTTCCAATATTAAACCCCATTTTTCTATtgttttacttgtatttttgaCCTTATTCATGCAATTAAAATTTTcgttaatgttattattaagtaagtaatttattttattacgtcgTGTTTTCATTGTAAgtacctttttactatgttccaccttaatttatgtttgtgacatgcaataaatgaatatgaatatgtccttccgtgttttgttttatatttgttagtgCAGTCATTACCAAAGCTCGCTTCTGTAAAGTGATTTAAACACCGATACCAAAACTACGTACAGTCATTGCtttgttttgaaaaaaaaaaacattaataaccCAGTAaaggtcactgtggtcctgtggttcatcggcttgcttctcaaacgaggagcacCGCCGGCTCGAACcctgtaccggacttgcaccaatgagttactaatttatcgCTCGACCATTGGCGATACAACTCACCACCTTTCacaatggtctaacagaaagcacagtgaggtatgggtactgtTACTTaccttgcaatggatgtaccgctgactaccccaattgggatttatTCGTGAGctattgttattaataaaccaaCATAGTAAGCCAACTAAgttcatcatattattatcttacACGGTAAAGCAGACACGTTTGATACTCATACCTCAAAGCTTCTTTGTAATGTTTGATAGCATTCTCTTGCTGTTCTGTCTCTCTCAGGAAGTTTGCGAAGTTATAGTGCAGTTTAGCGTTTTGCGGCAAAGTCACTAAATCCGCcctgaaacaaacaaaacacatttaGGGGTAATTTACACAAATGTGGCGACCATAAAGCGAATACAGAGTTGTGAATGGAATGGTTTATGTCATGTTTAACGAATTTTCTCATGCGTTGGAGTCGCACAGACGTCAGAACGAGTATTGGTGACGCTTGTTTAAGAGTTTGTTGGAACATAAGTTTATTCTAGTCCAGATATTTGCGTCAACAAACAAGTCGTATCCCTTAGAATATAATTTTGACAGCACAAGTAGCAATCACAGCAGTCTCATTATTTGTAATTACTCAGCAGCGGCGGTACATTTAcgattatcttcttcttctatactataataaatctgtagagaggtcaattctgtacattaaatatattttcaaaataactatcagggggtgattagtgatcaatactgatgccaaaaatgcaatcagcaaaatttttgtctgtctgtctgtctgtctgtctgtctgtctgtctgtctgtatgttccttatagaaacaaaaactactggacggattttaatgaaacttggtacaattattcttcatactcctgggcaggttatagtatacttttcatcacgctacaatcaataggagcagagtagtgaagggaaattttgggaaaacgggagaagttactccattttttgtatgaaaaatctaaaccactcaagttagacgtttgaaatttggcatgcaggtaccttaggtaccgtagaggtgcactaagaaaggaattcctgaaattcccacgggaacaggaattagcgggaaaatccttttgtatgaaaaatctaaaacactcaaattagacgtttgaaatttggcatgcagataccttaggtaccgtagaggtgcactaagaaaggaattcccgaaattcccacgggaacgggaattagcgggaaaatccttttgtatgaaaaatctaaagcactcaaattagacgtttgaaatttggcatgcaggtaccttaggtactgtagaggtgcactaagaaaggaattctcgaaattcccacgggaacgggaattagcgggaaaattcttttgtatggaaaatctaaaccactcaagttagacgtttgaaatttagcacgcaggtaccttaggtaccttaggtaccgtagaggtgcactaaaaaaggaattcccgaaattcccacgggaacgggaattagcgggaaaatccttttgtatgaaaaatctaaaacactcaaattagacgtttgaaatttggcatgcaggtaccttgggtaccgtagaggtgcactaagaaaggaattcccgaaattcccacgggaacgggaattagcgggaaaatccttttgtatgaaaaatctaaaccactcaagttagacgtttgaaacatgcaggtaccttagtaaacttaaagcttagttggaacaagatattgcaaaattcctacgggaacgggtgttagcgggaaaaaacatttgtataaaaaaaatctaatctaatctaatcttctaaatatataaaaggagaaactgactgactgacatatcaacgcacagcctaaacggctaaatgtaggcacttgaaatttggaagagacgtagcttaggtaccgtaaaggtgcactaagaaaggaattcccggaaatcccacgggaacgggaattagcggggaaatccttttgtatgaaaaatctaaaccactcaagttagacgtttgaaatttggcatgtggtaggtaccttagtaaacttaaagcttagttgcaacaaggtattgcaaaattcccacgggaacgggagttagcgggaaaaaacatttgtatgaaaaaatctaaaccgcgttagatacgagtagatatttttaatctagcatgcatgcatacctaagtttagttatggttgtattttgaaaaatgggagttagcggggaaaaaatgtcgtatgaaaaaatctaaactgcataagttagatgcttgaaatttgacatacactcccacacacacaaaaatctctcttttataacacgctacgcggacgaagtcgcgggcaaaagctagtttaaaatattttcgaaaaaaaaagacGTATTAGAGATAAAAGCAGAAAAAACAAAAGGGACGAACGAAACGCCACTATCACCGTTACGCCCCACTGCCGGGCACTGTCTGGCctgcctctcaatcaaccggaggaggttaTGGGGCATACTTTACCACGCATCTTAAGTGCGGGTTAGTGGATGTGTATGGGTTAGTAGCCTGGTAGCAACGACGCCCGTGATCATCTTACAATcaaaggggttaaaaagaccaaatCAAaccaatatttgacatttgtttgcattgcgcactcacttttatgtgcaaatgtcattccaatattgctcttttagaaaaattgctttgatgtggcctttttaacgcaAGTGATGAATCAACAAACGGCAGTCTCagaaagtaatttcgacaatgctcGCATGTTTCtaacactagaccacgaaggctctaggttacaataattaaaatgtttttcgtatttttatggtgttcaaaatgtttattgataagaatttatttaaaagatggAATCTGCTAAAAGAAATCCATTATGTTGGCAATATTCAACAGATAACGACGGAAGTTACATTGGTAACACCTACGTCATTTGACAATATTCTCATGACGTCATTAGTTTTTGTTGGTAAGTTATTTCGTCAAAATATTGCAGATAAGTCACTTTGTAAAATCAGCCACAATTTGTTACCAACATTATCAACATTTGTAACAACTTACCTGAGTAAAGTAGCTCGGTCTCTCCAGTCAGCGTTGCGTCGATGCGTGCGCGCAACTCCGCTCGCCGTCAACACCGCCAGTCCTACCACTAGAAACGCCTTCGTTCCCGGCTTGGACCACATCAGCTGAACTCCGTATGCTGTGATTATCACGCTGCCTACACTGTTAGGGAAAACAAGGAAAGTTGTGTTATGTAATCGTTTATAGCTAACttagttgtttttaaaattttgccTACTTCTTTGGCATCTTTTTCCACGATTCAATTTGTAACATTTGATTCTTTCTGTTCTACAAGACGTGCCTTTGAGTGTTAGGACAGCAGAGAGATAGCGTAGGCTTAGTAATAGGGTGTTGTTACCTAAAGTAGGTACGACATTAATAAATGTAGCAACAGAAACATGGAACAGTTTGAATATGTATTTTTCAAAACCACATTCTAACTAAAATCCGCACCAAGAAGAATAAAGTCCCGGCCAAGACGACGTTAGTGTCACTCTGTGTAGATTTATTATAAACTAGCTTTTTCCCGCGGCTTCATTCACGTTAAATTAGGGGTAAAACGGATCCCCTATTGCTGATGAATCAggttttagcttcctaccttgattGTGAAAAGTCCCAtaaaaatttcaccccctctttgaagggttAGGGTTTGGATTAAGGgaagatttccaaaaaaaaaataattgctgtttttttttgtcacaaatagtccgcataccaatttttagctgtCTACCATGAAAATTGCGGTTTACACCATACAAACTTCCTCCCCTCGTCCCAAGATGGTTACAAAGAGTGAATTAGTTCTTACCTAGGGATGTAAAGTACCCGTTCAGCGATGACAAAACCAACAGTCACTAGTAGATTGCTGGCTGGTACAAACGGTATTACCAGAAGTAGAAGACCTATCACAGCTGGAGTATGCCTCTGAACCTGTACAAGAAGCACAAATTTCAACAGAATAACAGATGAATATTACAAACTATTATTACTTTTCACAAACATACGTAAATTTAGACGAGTGGGCAGACCACAGGTAATTGGCCAACTGGTAACCATTTTCCATATGAGTATAAATTATAAGTCGAACAAAAATGGTAGTAATGTTTTGTCGATTGAGATCCAATAATTTGTCACTACGTATTCAAGGTCAAGTTCAACATGATGACAAGATGATAAATCTAATCatcatcaacataataatatacacaatATTACAacaatatgtcatcatcatcatcattagcccattaacgtccccactgctggggcacgggccttccctatggatggatagggagaacgggccttaaaccaccacgcgggcccagtgcggattggtggttattaacgactgctaacgcagccgggaccaacggcttaacgtgccttccgaagcacggaggagctcgagatgaaaactttctttttttacaacaatatgtataatattattatgttgatgatACTAATTATTAACATTATGTTACTCAAGATATGTTTATCCTTTCGGACACATGCCAAAGCCCCCTGAACGTATTGAAGTTATCCAAACTTCATACATTaatacataaccagcctatatacgtcctactgctgggcacaggcctcccctctaccaaccggagggggtatggagcatactccaccacgctgctccaatgcgggttggtgaaggtgttttttacggctaatagccgggaccaacggcttcacgtgcccctcgaagcacggaatcatcttactttttcggacaatcaggtgattcaagcctgaaaaatccttaccaaacaaaggacagtctcacaaagtgatttcgacaatgtccccatcgggaatcgaacccggacctccagatcgtgagcctaacgctctaaccactagaccactgaggctgtaaATAGATCCAAACTTCAATTTGTATAATAACAACGAcctttttagtaatttaaagTTAGTGACTTGAATAGACGCTCGGCATGAAAGCACGTGAATAAAAAGTATTGATTTGAAATAAGCCACGTGTATTGTGATGTGATTTACTTTTGTTCATCccatatattaattaattgctAGATTAGCAGGATTGGGAGCTTAAAAGGcctcatcaaagcaattcatctaaaaagagcTGTATTGCTAAAAATAAGTGTGCAATTTCAacaaatgttaataaataatattgcaatattgctttttaaatttattgcgTCAATATATCTTTTAAGCCCCCAAAAACACTACCATAAGTGAAGTtcctatataaaattaattagtttCACCACCTACCTCTAGGTCGGCCACACATCGGTAGCAGAGCAACAGCAAGGCTCCAAAGGCGGCACACGTCACCAGATTCCGAAGATCCCATCCACTGGTGACCAGAGGAACTGAACCCATCTGCCAATCGTGGCTCAACGACCATGGACATAACAGAAGCCACCAGTTGAACGCCGCTAGGTAGCAAAACGTCatcaatctaaaaataaaaacatttattacaaaaagaagACTAAACATCAACACAACCAGATTTGAAATATACTGAGCGCCACTAAAGAAGTCCActgattttaatggaactaattgtcAAGTAATAATAGTTATATATTATGCAAAATCTACGACAATACAGTTATTTCGGGACAAGGACTTTATTATAAACCTTTAGTTTTCGTTTGTAATAAAGcgagaaatgtttatttatgttaccGTGTCCCGCCATAAATTGTAACAATAGGTAAAGATTGTGGTCACACGAGAATCATAAATcgcatacttaaataaaaattgaataaGTACAAAGATGCAAACCTGACGAAGAAACTGGCATGGAACGCGGTAGGATTGTCCTGTGGTGAGAAGGAAGGCCATGTGCCTTGCAATAGAGCCAACCTTAGGCAGACCAGCAGAGCCAACGATACTAACACCTTGATTGCCCTTACTGACAACCCAGTGCATTTCTTCTCGATCTTCAAAGAGCATATTGATCTGAAAGACAACATACTGTCAAACATAGAAGGCAAATTGAGGAAGTAAATtcatatcaaatcaaatgtGGGTTTATCTTTTCAAAACTTTATTCAAAATTAACGatgttataaattttataaaagtcCGAATTCGAAAGGAATGAATTACCCAGTGAGATTTAAAGAAAGGTTCACTGACTGATCATTTTGTTGGGATAATTTGTGTTTGAAATTCTAAAACCTTGAATTTAACTTGCGGTTACTGCGCTCATTAAAATTAACCACCACATGAGCGTAAGGTGAAAATACTATTTAAACTATTTCAGACATAAGTAGGGTAACAAATATATTGACTCTTCCTAGCCATTCTATTATTTAGATCTTGTAGTAACGAAACGGgaaagccccatattttgcctaacgtatAGAGTTTGGAAACTTAGAGATTGTATAGTTAtagcgtgtagagttagaagtttggctttacatacatacacatacatacataaactcacgcccgtaatccctaatggggtgggcagagccacaagtaatcaaagacaacttgcagccactgttgatacgaattccaaagatggatatgatgaaccttatggtgataagggatcagcctatcgcccataacattagtccatcatgttagaggacacaatccctctgtcggtttttacgacatgcccgggaagagaagcagctgaacgtgttctatgttttttatatgctcccagaacagcatagaaactttacatgagatctgataactttttgacattgcgatcgatatgatttcGCCTTCGcatcattttacatgaaaatgtttttgttgggataccTTATATTATGTGCATGTACATTTTTGTTTACTCACTATAATGCAACTGACAATGTGCTTACTAATTATAGTTTACTATTTTCTTAAATTTCAAATCTCAAAGGGTATGAgcacattattattaatgtcaTCAGAAGTATTGATATTGCAGTTACTTAAGgtgattttgtaatttatctcaattttaattttatttagacaAGCCCCATAAAGCGATGGGAGTTTGAGGGTGGGAAGTCTCGtgtttttagattttaaatACGTCGAGACTTCCGAAGCTCAGTACGACACGTTCTTATAGACAAACGACGGTCGTGACGATGACTGACGTCGACATAGGACGGCGACGTCGTCGACATAGGGTTGCGACGTCGTCGATACAGGGTGGCGACGTTGTCGACATAGGGTAGCGACGTAGTCGACACAGGATGGCAACGTCGTCAACACAGGGTGGCGACGTCATCGACACCATTATCGCTGGTCTGTAAGCGCACTAAGAGTATCATCATAATCAAGAAATCTTTACCTTTTTACGAAGGGCCAGCACCTATAAAAGTCGATGGCTAGATTGAGTAGTAATATTGTGACTCCAGTTTCCTTCGCCAACATACTTAAAGCCCCGAGTCCTATACTTAGCCATACACATTTCTTGTTACTTGTAGGTCTggaacaataaaaacaataattaagatttttttttaaatattcggTATAGCCACATGTAGAAAGCACAACTTGCAGGCACTTTATataatga
The genomic region above belongs to Pectinophora gossypiella chromosome 4, ilPecGoss1.1, whole genome shotgun sequence and contains:
- the LOC126366216 gene encoding protein O-mannosyl-transferase TMTC1-like, which codes for MCKCRHVTLRIRAPKMKRRSLPTVREENRRSVCTSDFAIYSMVTATAVLSYMNSLSGEFVHDDIPAIVTNGDVTGGNSLKQLFLDDFWGTPMADANSHKSYRPLTTLSFRLNYALAGLRPWWWHACNVVLHAACCALVARACVTVARLQRPFAALAAVLFAVHPVHTEAVAGVVGRADVLACIFFLSSLLVYHRPTSNKKCVWLSIGLGALSMLAKETGVTILLLNLAIDFYRCWPFVKRSICSLKIEKKCTGLSVRAIKVLVSLALLVCLRLALLQGTWPSFSPQDNPTAFHASFFVRLMTFCYLAAFNWWLLLCPWSLSHDWQMGSVPLVTSGWDLRNLVTCAAFGALLLLCYRCVADLEVQRHTPAVIGLLLLVIPFVPASNLLVTVGFVIAERVLYIPSVGSVIITAYGVQLMWSKPGTKAFLVVGLAVLTASGVARTHRRNADWRDRATLLRADLVTLPQNAKLHYNFANFLRETEQQENAIKHYKEALRLWPTYASAHNNVGTLVSGMENAEHHFLQAIKFNKYHVNAHYNLGKLYKKSGRTTQAVSMLEKCVWLQPRFVQAFVELLTLTSDSGKQPILRRLLTLEPANWEHHVLYGDWFRTKGLPNPASKFYLEAMRLSFRNRNIERLVRGDLISFRSTALMYRSLGQRSRTLQLLTRWHTWRRGWPSAAATHMYLRDWRLKMELEGRVQIYSKAVNPAKSTTCFDHSQLAVLNAAEETATNLKESPNKSEQLTRKSVAKYPTSAKSDNSEESLCNCKTCGTKKRNLSVSSQIKTTHNKSEIGLKEKKCSLRRKGKAIKNSDVIPNIGAPLEHILMKTF